In Balearica regulorum gibbericeps isolate bBalReg1 chromosome 14, bBalReg1.pri, whole genome shotgun sequence, one genomic interval encodes:
- the B4GALT7 gene encoding beta-1,4-galactosyltransferase 7, which translates to MGPARRRAALRLRGGGSPPLLGLLPGRFSVFPLFFLALLLGFASLLWLQLSCSGEGPVLGGGQSRGAPRQPCPPQAPLQPAEDEPSWGPHRLALLVPFRERFEELLAFVPYMHRFLSKKRIRHHIFILNQVDHFRFNRASLINVGFLESGNNTDYIAMHDVDLLPLNEQLDYGFPEAGPFHVASPELHPLYHYKTYVGGILLLTKQHYEMCNGMSNRFWGWGREDDEFYRRIKGAGLQVRRPSGITTGYETFQHLHDPAWRKRDQKRIAAQKQEQFKVDREGGLNNVRYRIESRTALSVAGAPCTVLNILLDCDTSETPWCTFG; encoded by the exons ATGGGCCCGGCCCGCCGCAGGGCCGCGCTCCGCCTGCGCGGCGGCGG GTCCCCGCCGCTCCTGGGCCTGCTGCCCGGCCGGTTCTCTGTCTTCCCGCTCTTCTTCCTGGCGCTGCTCCTGGGCTTCGCCTCGCTGCTCTGGCTCCAGCTCAGCTGCTCGGGCGAGGGGCCGGTCCTCGGCGGTGGGCAGAGCCGGGGGGctccccgccagccctgcccgccccaggCTCCCCTCCAGCCGGCGGAGGACGAGCCGTCGTGGGGTCCCCACCGCCTGGCGCTGCTCGTCCCATTCCGGGAGCGCTTCGAGGAGCTGCTGGCCTTCGTGCCCTACATGCACCGCTTCCTGAGCAAGAAGAGGATCCGCCATCACATCTTCATCCTCAACCAGGTGGATCATTTCAG GTTTAACAGGGCGTCCCTGATCAACGTGGGCTTCCTGGAGAGTGGCAACAACACCGACTACATTGCGATGCACGACGTCGATCTCCTGCCCCTCAATGAGCAGCTGGACTACGGCTTTCCGGAGGCAGGGCCTTTCCACGTGGCATCCCCAGAGCTACACCCGCTCTACCACTATAAGACCTATGTGGGTGGCATCCTGCTGCTCACCAAGCAGCACTATGAGATG TGCAATGGCATGTCCAACCGCTTCTGGGGCTGGGGACGGGAGGACGATGAGTTTTATCGGCGTATCAAAGGAGCCGGTCTCCAG gTTCGCCGTCCCTCTGGAATCACGACTGGATACGAGACTTTCCAGCACCTGCATGACCCAgcctggaggaagagagacCAGAAGCGTATTGCTGCGCAGAAGCAG gaACAGTTTAAGGTGGATCGGGAGGGAGGTCTGAACAACGTGAGGTACCGAATCGAGTCACGGACTGCTCTGAGTGTGGCAGGAGCCCCTTGCACCGTCCTTAATATCTTGCTGGACTGTGACACAAGTGAGACCCCTTGGTGCACGTTTGGCTGA
- the LMAN2 gene encoding vesicular integral-membrane protein VIP36 — protein sequence MAAGAGGLLVAAALLLVAAGPRPAPAELTDGNSEHLKREHSLMKPYQGAGSAAMPLWDFQGSTMVTSQYVRLTPDERSREGSIWNRVPCFLKDWELHVHFKIHGAGKKNLHGDGLALWYTQERLVPGPVFGSKDNFHGLAIFLDTYPNDEATERMFPYISAMVNNGSLTYDHSKDGRWTELAGCTADLRNQNHDTFLAIRYSRGRLTVMTDVEDKNEWKNCIDIAGVQLPTGYFFGASAGTGDLSDNHDIISMKLFQLMVEHPLEDETVDWTKIEPSVSLLKSPKDNVDDPTGNFRSGPLTGWKVFLLLLCALLGIIVCAVVGAVVFQKRQERNKRFY from the exons ATGGCGGCGGGTGCGGGCGGGCTGCTGGTGGCGGCGGCGCTGCTGTTGGTGGCGGCCGGGCCGCGCCCGGCGCCCGCCGAGCTCACGGACGGCAACAGCGAGCACCTGAAGCGGGAGCACTCGCTGATGAAGCCGTATCAGG GCGCGGGCTCCGCCGCGATGCCGCTGTGGGACTTCCAGGGCAGCACCATGGTCACCAGCCAGTACGTCCGCCTGACGCCCGACGAGCGCAGCCGGGAGGGCTCCATCTGGAACCGCGTG CCCTGCTTCCTCAAGGACTGGGAGCTCCACGTCCACTTCAAGATCCATGGAGCCGGCAAGAAGAACCTGCACGGGGACGGCCTGGCTCTGTGGTACACGCAGGAGCGCCTGGTGCCAG GTCCTGTCTTTGGCAGCAAGGACAACTTTCACGGACTGGCTATTTTCCTTGATACGTATCCCAACGATGAAGCGACAGAG cgCATGTTCCCCTATATCTCCGCGATGGTGAACAATGGCTCCCTGACATACGACCACAGTAAGGACGGGCGCTGGACAGAGCTGGCGGGATGCACCGCCGACCTTCGGAACCAGAACCATGACACTTTCCTGGCAATTCGGTACTCCCGAGGCCGCCTGACG GTGATGACTGACGTGGAAGATAAAAACGAATGGAAGAACTGCATTGACATTGCAGGGGTGCAGCTGCCAACTGGCTATTTCTTTGGTGCTTCTGCTGGCACTGGAGATTTGTCTG ACAATCACGACATTATCTCAATGAAGCTATTCCAGCTCATGGTGGAGCACCCTCTAGAAGATGAGACTGTTGACTGGACTAAGATTGAGCCTAGCGTCAGCCTCCTTAAATCTCCCAAAG ACAATGTGGATGACCCAACGGGGAATTTCCGAAGTGGTCCTCTGACGGGCTGGAAGGTGTTCCTTCTGCTACTGTGCGCGCTGCTGGGCATCATTGTGTGCGCTGTGGTGGGAGCTGTGGTCTTCCAGAAACGCCAGGAGCGGAACAAGCGTTTCTACTAG